Genomic window (Halococcus agarilyticus):
CCGGCCGTGCGGCCGAACTCGTCGAGTCGGCCCGGATCGACGCCGACTCGTGGCGCACGCTCGACGAGGGACTCTCGACGGCGGGGGTCGACGCACCGTACTCGACGGGCCGACCAGTCGCCCCCGAATCGATGACCGAAAGCGACCGCGAGCAGGTCTTCTGTCCGTTCGAGGCCGACTGGTACGCCCGTGAGAAGGGGTCGCCCGTCTCCTTCGCCGACGGCGAGCATAGTGTCATTACGACCGAGGAGTTGCTCACCGGGGCAGTCCCGGCCGGAACCTGTCCTCACCGGGCGATGGGGACGCTGCTGGAGGACGCCGATGTGGTGGTCGGCAACTACAACCACCTGTTCGATCCCCGGACGCGCGGGCTCACCGATAGCGTGGTCGACGAGCGCACGTTCGTGATCGTCGACGAGGCCCACAGGGTAGAAGGGCGGGTTCGGGATCTCCTGAGCGATCGAATCGGCAGCGTGTCGCTCCGGCGGGCGCGAAACGACATCGCGCAGCTCGGTTCGTACGCGCGTCAGTCCCGCGAGAACCGCGAGGCGATCGCCACCCAGCTTGCGAGCTGGGAGCTCTCGACCGACGCGCTCGATCACACCCGGGAGTTTTACAACGACGCCATCGACTGGCTTGATCGGCGGGTCGAGACGTATCTCGACGAGGAGTTCGACGATCTCGACCGCGCGGCCGAGCGCGGCGACCTTCCCGACCGGCTCGAAATCCCGCTCCGCGATCCCGCGGTCGACGAGCCCGATGACTTCTCCGAGTGGGCGATCGAGGCCGGCTACACCGAGGACTTCCTCGAATCGCTCCACACCGTCGGCGCGGCGGTCGAGGACGTGCTCGAAACGGTCGATCCCGATCGATCGTGCGTCTGCGGGAGCATCGGCCGACTCATGCGAAACTGGTGGACCCGCGATCACGCCGCGTACTTCCGGGAGGTGACGCTCGAACGCACCGATCGCGAGCACAGCGACGAGTGGCGACGCCACTACACTGCGGCGCTCGAATGCTACGACTGCCTGCCGGCCGCGGATCTCCGCGAGCGATTTGGGGACCTCGGTGGCGGAGTCCTGATGAGCGCGACGCTCGAACCGATGGACGTCTTTCGGGAGTGTGTCGGGCTCGATCGGCTCGTGACCGAACCGGCGGACGACCCCCAAATTCCGGATGTCCCCGACGGTGTCGACCTCCCGAGTCCGAAGGGAGGTTCGGGCGACGGAAGCGAAGGAGCGGATACCGAGGACGGGGCAGCCGGGGACGACGAGTCGACCAGCGACGAACGATCGGAGGTCGAGCGCCCGATCACCGAGCGGACGTACGATCTGACCTTCCCCGCGGAAAACCGCGCGAGCTGGATCGTCGACGTGCCGGCGTTCACCGCGCGGAATCGGGGTCCGCCCGACTCCGGAAGCGACGTCCGCGAGACCTACGCTTACGCACTCCGGGAGATCGCGCAGAGCCCGGGCAACGTCCTGGTCTGCATGCCGAGCTACCGCGAGGCGGCGTGGGCGGCCGAGCGCCTCACGGCATCGGTCGAGAAACCGGTCCTCGTCGACGAGCCGTCGAGCGCCGAGACCACCGAAGCACTCAAGCGCGATTTCTTCGCCGGCGGTGGGAAGGTGCTCGTCACCTCGACGCGCGGGACGCTCACCGAGGGCGTGGACTACGACGGCGCGAAACTGAGCGCGTGCGCGGTCGTCGGCGTCCCGCTCGTGAACGTCGCTTCCCCCCGAATACGAGCCGTCCGGCGGGCCTACGGCGCGGCGTTCGGGGAGGACCGGGCCTTCGAGTACGCGCTCACGGTGCCCGCAGTCCGGCGCGCGCGGCAGGCCATCGGCCGGGTCATCAGAGGGCCCGAGGAGGTCGGCGTTCGGGCGTTCCTCGACGAGCGCTACACCCCCGATGCGCCGCGGTCGGTCCATGAGTATCTCCCGGCCGAGGAACGCGAGGAGTGGACCACGATGACGCCGATGTTTCTAGAACAGCTAGTAGAAGAATTCGCTGAGAAGCATCCAGAATGGGGAAGTGGGTGAGCTTTCGTCTGTCCGCTACCTCCCCCCAAATACAACGCTCTTGACCTACTGCGAAGCATAGCGGGGAGGAAGACACCGACCTTATGCTTCCGCCGGAAGGATAATTTAGAGGGTTATCACGGGCCTACGGTAGAAGCCAGCGGTTACGTAGAGCAGTGGCCAAGGGAGTCAAGTCCCACAGACTGATAGCCACCTGTCCCGGATGTTTGCCAACATATAGTCGGAGACGTAGGGATAATAGGCGTCGTTTGCCTTGGTCCCCTCCCGCGTTTCATGGGGAGAATATCGTGACAGGTTGTAGACCGCCGGCACCCACAGAGGACCACAGGACATCCTCAACAAGATGAGTTAAAGAAGATCAACAGGGTGAGTGGTTTTCAAGCCACGTTCTCAATCAGTAGACTAAAATATCTTGGAGTCTCGGGATTGTATAATTTCATGGGTCTAAAATTCACCCTTTTTGAGCGGACAAAGGCCGACTTACTGGAGTACACTATTCTCTACGTAGGAGGTGCGATTTCGATATGCATATTAGTAACACCTTTCTATTTTCCATTTGATTTTCTAGCGTTCTCTTGGGGGACCTAATTCTGGAGTAGCAAATACTGTTGCCCAAATCCTTGCCACAATATTCGCAATTACAATTTCACTAAGTCTTCTAGGAGTAGAATACTTCTCACAAGAGCTAACACCTCGAATTATTCCCTCGTTGATCAAATCGAGATTCATACAGCTGATAGTAGCCT
Coding sequences:
- a CDS encoding ATP-dependent DNA helicase, whose amino-acid sequence is MSGDERGDGAAATAEERADEAASGADVDWRAFFGYDEPYANQADAIEAAIDAGEEGGYLVMEGACGTGKTMAALAAAGHLLRDTDRYDNVVVATPVKQQRRQFIQDLRAINADLDEPFSGLALVGKPALCPYERADAFDRGVQDACEDLRETTAGLVAGDDGGEAWWDAGRAAELVESARIDADSWRTLDEGLSTAGVDAPYSTGRPVAPESMTESDREQVFCPFEADWYAREKGSPVSFADGEHSVITTEELLTGAVPAGTCPHRAMGTLLEDADVVVGNYNHLFDPRTRGLTDSVVDERTFVIVDEAHRVEGRVRDLLSDRIGSVSLRRARNDIAQLGSYARQSRENREAIATQLASWELSTDALDHTREFYNDAIDWLDRRVETYLDEEFDDLDRAAERGDLPDRLEIPLRDPAVDEPDDFSEWAIEAGYTEDFLESLHTVGAAVEDVLETVDPDRSCVCGSIGRLMRNWWTRDHAAYFREVTLERTDREHSDEWRRHYTAALECYDCLPAADLRERFGDLGGGVLMSATLEPMDVFRECVGLDRLVTEPADDPQIPDVPDGVDLPSPKGGSGDGSEGADTEDGAAGDDESTSDERSEVERPITERTYDLTFPAENRASWIVDVPAFTARNRGPPDSGSDVRETYAYALREIAQSPGNVLVCMPSYREAAWAAERLTASVEKPVLVDEPSSAETTEALKRDFFAGGGKVLVTSTRGTLTEGVDYDGAKLSACAVVGVPLVNVASPRIRAVRRAYGAAFGEDRAFEYALTVPAVRRARQAIGRVIRGPEEVGVRAFLDERYTPDAPRSVHEYLPAEEREEWTTMTPMFLEQLVEEFAEKHPEWGSG